A window of Heptranchias perlo isolate sHepPer1 chromosome 27, sHepPer1.hap1, whole genome shotgun sequence contains these coding sequences:
- the LOC137344316 gene encoding FYVE, RhoGEF and PH domain-containing protein 4-like translates to MCLTLCLSLIQVVCWKCSDYRAKLHYDEYRLNRVCRDCHNVLNGEHCMEEKERKLGILEKESAEVSGNSLMCSFLHWMEKGGKLGLKAWFVIPRDDPFVLYMYRAPQDVRAQSSIPLLGYTIELLSDCDSSYSFQLTQSKQVYTLSAETEELRDRWAQLMRLLASGMCPGEED, encoded by the exons AtgtgtctgactctctgtctctctttgataCAGGTTGTTTGCTGGAAGTGCTCTGATTATAGAGCAAAGCTTCACTATGACGAGTACAGACTGAACCGGGTGTGCCGGGATTGTCACAATGTGCTGAATGGAGAGCACTgcatggaggagaaggagaggaagcTGGGGATCCTGgag AAGGAGTCGGCCGAGGTCTCGGGGAACAGTCTGATGTGCAGCTTCCTTCACTGGATGGAGAAAGGGGGCAAGCTGGGACTCAAGGCCTGGTTCGTCATTCCACGCGATGACCCCTTCGTCCTCTACATGTACAGAGCCCCTCAG GATGTCAGGGCTCAGAGCTCCATCCCATTATTGGGTTACACCATCGAGCTGCTGAGTGACTGCGATTCCAGCTACAGCTTCCAGCTCACACAGTCCAAGCAGGTGTACACATTGAGTGCAGAGACTGAGGAGCTGCGGGACCGCTGGGCACAGCTCATGAGGCTGCTAGCAAGTGGCATGTGCCCTGGTGAAGAGGATTAA